The following DNA comes from Candidatus Binataceae bacterium.
AATACCAATCGCGCGCCCGCGCAGGCTGGCCACCCGCACCTCGTCGCCGTCATCGACCGGATCGGTCAGCGCGGGGATACGTCCGTTTTCGGCGCGCGCGCCGTACACCCGCAGGCCGGGCACCGCAGCGGCCAGATCGAGGTTGCCGCCGACGTGATCACGGTGAAAATGGGTGGAAAGCACCGTGCTGGGGCGTAATCCGTTGGCTTTAGCGGCGGCCAGAACCTTGTCGGCCTCGGCGCAATCGACCACCGCGCACTCATCGCTTTGGTCGTCGCTTAGGAGATAGGCGTAATTGTCTTTGAGTTGCGGCACCGCAATAATCGCCATCGCTGTCAAATCCTCCGGTACAGCTCTGCTTACAGCCCTACGATACTATAGCCGACGTCAACGTAGATGGTTTGGCCGGTGACACCGCTGCCGAGATCACTGAGCAAGGCGGTGGTCATCTTGCCTACTTCCTCGGGCGCCATCATCCGCCGCATCGGCGAGCGCTGCTCGACCTCGTGCGCCATCTCGTGAAAGCCCTTGATCGCGGAAGAGGACAGGGTGCGGGCCGGGCCCGCGCTGATCGCGTTGACCCGAATGTTATTGGCTCCCAGGTCCAGGGCCAGGTAGCGAACACAGGCCTCCAATGCGGCCTTGGCCACGCCCATGACATTGTAGTTGGGGACAGCGCGCACCGCGCCCAGATAGCTGAGCGCCACGATCGAGCCGCCGCCGCGCGGTGCCATCAGGGGCTCGGCCGCGCGCGCC
Coding sequences within:
- a CDS encoding enoyl-ACP reductase, which gives rise to MGITEGKRALVIGVANDKSLAWSIVQNLTAQGAQVGLTYQGAVLERRVRPLAEQVGATVLGELDVGNDQQIGSLFERVGSLWGGLDYLVHAVAFAQREDLRDRFLNVSRANFASALDISAYSLVALARAAEPLMAPRGGGSIVALSYLGAVRAVPNYNVMGVAKAALEACVRYLALDLGANNIRVNAISAGPARTLSSSAIKGFHEMAHEVEQRSPMRRMMAPEEVGKMTTALLSDLGSGVTGQTIYVDVGYSIVGL